One Dysidea avara chromosome 7, odDysAvar1.4, whole genome shotgun sequence genomic region harbors:
- the LOC136260177 gene encoding uncharacterized protein isoform X2 — protein MDYSELFSKLDNHKKGYLCAEQIKELCEQCFSCTLDTFQVEEAVLRVCRRNLCSSEHLRTVIGEVAKLIQTEKNIRWEFKFLDKEGSGRISLSDALFLFKSVLERNFSLASWQMFLSQRPNARSDGVEYERLKQALLTGTIHSSSSALTTSFEDFMENKQELERMALEQKQAVCVGLNKLLEEISEDEDDLDDILEHSKVATSSKVSLLDKAAERLQKIKTNGLSAFSFSPPEDDILHTVSSNKDHTTTRHATTAPANKKQEVKGHEMDNADTTDGAPQLDDCAKETVLKGVINAAILARYKCLAEKLLADLVVCNHADVPRVESLQNDYSQLVSQLSDDLRAINNFSVDAKWSKALDKLFSQCDVHVYCLALIEADSKLLEMFDNKLEPSEKLTKLMQWLGSTCKQEIITAEKSLSQKSDLGAIHKMMLYLCYVKSAVQSEADFSSAIVMSRLLRLSFQEIAFIQQHKESSMLCLLHMLLASARMSPTSFGNALATSLCSTHDVLSREMTEYLQNMVVEVATHRNYMQCHELIRILKSKSFGHLLKKYTNYSIDNALLRYNELRLHLESVNNFQAADVSSDDTLMEGLAIRCLLMLTHTKRNTGTNSLLCESIKMLADLQKLQVNGLLVLLDKICQEDPQMEFSKVVETTNHNSVSLISQVIFPSKDMLREHFCDTSVYTEVAMEIRLLYTLVIQCLLWRSFETANPKIHSSSSAYKQIVLFFIMEKCTCLKSSDFTGFDQIFPNPIKGGLISSYMDLIIYFCSKRTLTLRNPPVILTNSGQKTFTSMEELISDFLAAQKDSSIQLQLSAACQSLHQCMENEISLFRTAENFKGHATFSNEMDAALIVAVCHVQYNEICDVCDLETMLCLLAQGLHLRHFDGSHYKCEAPLFQCFLAHKLLTTSDVINEGRILDGDGEYESLTFSSSAYVSKYKALLSTAKEQGSQCVELLSSVLTHMNMGQAGGTDVTSKIHQVSFHASELYYYKNLTGQSRDLLGDQIYNYCQLATNSYQVSPTDGKWIVLCHVTMALDQKLWNLIAFLVSKGIKEADSVSKRIAKHHHNQINSLLITLCQIPTPNHLIFQYTNVLKFHCFSALHSKYNSILSRLPHLSQTSDISVQIRSEWLAKFWSMQNNNELEGLVVTECSGVSLTFPLDVIFQKEQTANAGQAAESYSYTIEEIAVALNDTFNAELKQITNTDHNGLRSHMIRLYWEHLCLNNLSTLETSLVVLNILKCHLQDTKTNCQDQLRQLAQINKQKLDFAKDATTASENISSLTSFLEKYVRNAKKSSMLINEWATFGDVSLHIPGAAIAEIVKKHQLEEKVFCCLCNTVCTTQITETMSDDESIESLKLDRQQWRLSAEVVGAQTEDFTTTITGVLILDEHHIKKRAAHVKLLHKALVFILNDAWKQQTEQTDLQGFLHTKVAELFVQLIQIQLDEAYETIRKLLKISVKSQKEMYSEYRIALVQCWLDNVAAVLLGIDPNQNKLMSKTMRVNLLQGRHLNKKFQSKKDRSIKARKSATKLKRRASLSPYISEDEHGSTSSALSAVEEENPQEEKQYFPELSFQAQLKMMSDIEKEFQSEKMKILLQLEERKTKMEESGMPATSKLQTPTLLSATPDGSRQQLRDRVKSAGAIKMKERMKERRRQKLAKMETQLDYEYGSADEAQETEKISSRDETITKLSQLEKLYEEKKKMLLSSLH, from the exons ATGGATTACTCAGAGTTATTCAGCAAGTTAGATAATCACAAGAAAGGATATCTTTGTGCAGAACAAATAAAAGAGCTTTGTGAGCAATGTTTTTCGTGTACTTTGGACACTTTTCAGGTGGAAGAAGCCGTACTGCGGGTGTGTAGGAGGAATCTTTGCAGCTCGGAGCACCTGCGGACCGTCATAGGTGAAGTGGCGAAGTTGATACAAACTGAGAAAAACATAAGGTGGGAATTTAAGTTTCTGGACAAAGAAGGATCAGGTAGAATATCGCTAAGTGACGCCCTGTTTTTGTTCAAGTCTGTGCTGGAGAGAAACTTTTCTTTAGCTAGTTGGCAAATGTTTTTGTCACAACGACCAAACGCCAGAAGTGATGGTGTTGAATACGAAAGGCTGAAGCAAGCGCTGTTAACCGGTACTATCCACAGCTCCAGTAGCGCTCTAACTACTTCCTTTGAAGATTTTATGGAGAACAAACAGGAGCTAGAGAGAATGGCACTGGAGCAGAAGCAAGCCGTATGTGTTGGTCTCAATAAACTACTAGAAGAGATCTCAGAAGATGAGGATGATCTTGATGATATCTTAGAACACAGCAAGGTCGCTACTAGCAGCAAAGTGTCATTACTTGACAAAGCAGCTGAACGGCTGCAAAAGATAAAGACAAATGGATTGAGCGCATTCAGTTTTAGTCCACCAGAAGATGATATTCTGCACACGGTCAGCAGTAATAAGGACCACACTACCACTCGTCATGCTACTACAGCTCCAGCTAATAAGAAACAAGAAGTTAAGGGACATGAAATGGACAATGCAGATACAACTGATGGCGCTCCACAGTTAGACGATTGTGCAAAGGAAACTGTACTCAAAGGTGTCATTAATGCAGCAATATTAGCTAGATACAAATGTCTAGCTGAGAAACTGTTGGCTGACCTGGTTGTGTGCAACCATGCTGATGTGCCGAGAGTGGAATCCTTACAAAATGATTACTCACAATTAGTCTCCCAACTTTCTGATGACTTGAGAGCCATCAACAACTTTTCTGTTGATGCCAAGTGGAGTAAAGCACTAGACAAACTATTCAGTCAATGTGACGTTCATGTCTATTGTCTTGCACTGATAGAGGCAGACAGTAAGCTGTTAGAAATGTTTGATAACAAGCTGGAACCATCTGAAAAGTTGACAAAGCTTATGCAGTGGTTAGGAAGTACTTGCAAACAGGAAATTATTACAGCCGAAAAATCTCTTTCCCAGAAATCTGATCTTGGTGCCATCCACAAAATGATGCTATATTTATGTTACGTTAAAAGTGCAGTCCAGTctgaagctgatttttcttcAGCTATTGTCATGTCAAGACTGTTACGGCTTTCCTTTCAGGAAATTGCATTTATCCAGCAACATAAAGAAAG ttcaatGTTGTGTCTACTTCACATGCTACTTGCATCAGCCCGGATGTCACCAACTTCATTTGGTAATGCTCTGGCCACTTCTCTATGTTCAACACATGATGTGCTGTCAAGAGAAATGACTGAATATCTACAGAACATGGTTGTTGAGGTAGCCACACACAGAAACTATATGCAGTGCCATGAATTGATCAGAATTTTGAAATCCAAAAGTTTTGGTCATTTGCTGAAGAAGTACACCAACTATTCTATTGACAATGCATTGCTGAGGTACAATGAATTGAGATTACACTTGGAGAGTGTAAACAATTTCCAGGCTGCTGATGTGTCCAGTGACGACACCTTAATGGAAGGGCTGGCCATTAGATGCCTCCTAATGCTAACTCATACAAAGAGGAACACAGGAACAAACAGCCTTCTTTGTGAAAGTATTAAAATGTTGGCAGACTTACAGAAATTACAAGTTAATGGCTTACTTGTTCTCCTAGATAAGATCTGTCAAGAA GACCCACAGATGGAATTCAGTAAGGTAGTGGAGACTACAAATCACAATTCTGTCTCACTTATTTCACAAGTCATATTCCCATCAAAGGATATGTTACGGGAACATTTTTGTGACACTTCAGTTTACACTGAAGTCGCCATGGAAATCAGATTACTATACACGTTGGTAATTCAATGTTTACTGTGGAGAAGTTTTGAGACTGCCAACCCAAAGATACATTCCTCATCTTCAGCTTACAAGCAAATAGTACTATTCTTTATTATGGAGAAGTGTACTTGTCTTAAATCAAGTGACTTTACTGGATTTGATCAAATATTTCCCAATCCAATTAAAGGTGGTTTGATTAGCAGTTACATGGATCTAATAATATATTTCTGCTCTAAAAGAACTCTTACTCTAAGAAATCCACCAGTCATATTAACAAACTCCGGCCAGAAAACTTTCACGTCCATGGAGGAACTGATATCTGATTTTCTTGCAGCACAAAAAGATAGCTCGATACAGCTGCAGTTGTCAGCTGCATGTCAATCGCTACATCAGTGTATGGAAAATGAGATCTCTTTATTTCGTACTGCAGAAAACTTTAAAGGCCACGCAACATTTTCAAATGAGATGGATGCAGCACTGATTGTGGCAGTGTGTCATGTTCAGTATAATGAGATTTGTGATGTGTGTGACCTTGAGACTATGTTGTGTTTACTGGCCCAAGGGCTTCACCTACGACATTTTGATGGATCACATTATAA GTGTGAGGCTCCACTGTTCCAGTGTTTCTTGGCACATAAGCTTCTTACTACTTCAGATGTAATCAATGAAGGGAGGATACTTGATGGAGATGGTGAATATGAATCACTAACATTCTCTAGTTCTGCTTACGTGTCAAAATACAAGGCTCTTCTGAGCACAGCTAAAGAGCAAGGTTCTCAATGTGTTGAACTATTGAGTTCCGTTTTAACACATATGAACATGGGTCAGGCAGGTGGTACAGATGTCACTAGTAAAATACACCAAGTTAGCTTTCATGCTAGTGAATTGTACTACTATAAAAACCTGACTGGCCAGAGCAGAGATCTACTTGGAGACCAGATATACAATTATTGTCAGTTGGCAACAAACAGCTACCAAGTTTCTCCGACTGATGGAAAATGGATCGTGTTATGCCACGTTACAATGGCACTAGATCAAAAGTTGTGGAATTTGATAGCATTCTTAGTGTCAAAG GGCATCAAAGAGGCTGACTCTGTATCAAAACGAATAGCAAAACATCATCATAATCAAATTAATAGCCTCTTGATCACTCTGTGCCAAATACCAACTCCTAATCACTTGATATTTCAATACACCAATGTTCTTAAGTTTCACTGCTTCTCTGCACTTCATTCCAAGTATAACTCGATTCTGAGCAGGCTCCCTCACCTGTCACAGACCAGTGACATATCAGTACAGATCAGGAGTGAGTGGCTGGCAAAGTTTTGGAGTATGCAAAATAACAATGAGCTTGAAGGGCTTGTTGTCACAGAATGTTCCGGAGTATCATTAACATTTCCATTAGATGTCATCTTTCAGAAAGAACAGACAGCAAACGCAGGCCAAGCAGCTGAAAGTTATTCATACACAATTGAGGAGATTGCAGTTGCTCTTAATGACACATTCAATGCTGAACTGAAGCAGATCACTAATACCGATCACAATGGACTGAG GTCTCATATGATAAGACTGTATTGGGAACATCTCTGCTTGAATAACTTATCAACCTTAGAAACCAGCCTGGTTGTGTTGAACATCCTGAAATGCCATTTACAGGATAC GAAGACTAACTGCCAAGATCAGCTGAGACAATTGGCACAAATCAACAAGCAGAAATTAGATTTTGCAAAAGATGCGACAACAGCATCTGAGAATATTTCCAGCCTCACATCATTTTTGGAAAAGTATGTTAGGAATGCCAAAAAGAGTAGTATGTTGATCAATGAATGGGCCACATTTGGTGACGTATCACTGCACATTCCGGGAGCAGCAATTGCAGAAATTGTGAAGAAGCACCAATTGGAAGAAAAAGTATTTTGTTGCCTCTGTAACACAGTTTGTACAACACAGATTACTGAG ACAATGTCTGATGATGAATCCATTGAGAGCTTGAAGTTAGACAGACAACAATGGAGGCTGTCAGCAGAAGTTGTGGGGGCACAAACAGAAGACTTCACCACGACCATAACTGGA GTTCTCATACTTGATGAGCATCACATTAAGAAGAGAGCAGCACATGTAAAGCTGCTGCATAAAGCATTAGTGTTTATCCTAAATGATGCATGGAAACAACAAACCGAACAAA CTGACTTACAAGGTTTTTTGCACACTAAAGTAGCTGAGTTGTTTGTCCAACTTATCCAAATTCAGCTAGATGAGGCATATGAGACCATCAGGAAGCTACTGAAGATC tcTGTTAAATCACAGAAGGAAATGTATAGCGAGTACCGGATAGCACTTGTACAGTGCTGGCTGGACAACGTAGCAGCAGTCCTACTTGGCATTGACCCAAACCAAAACAAACTAATGTCTAAAACAATGAGAGTTAACCTACTACAAGGACGTCACTTAAACAAAAAGTTCCAGAGCAAGAAAGATAGAAGTATTAAAGCTAGAAAAAGTGCAACTAAACTAAAACGTCGAGCTTCACTATCACCTTACATCAGCGAGGATGAACACGGCAGTACCAGTAGTGCCTTGAGTGCTGTAGAAGAGGAAAATCCACAAGAGGAGAAACAATACTTCCCTGAATTGTCATTTCAAGCACAATTAAAGATGATGTCTGACATAGAAAAAGAATTTCAATCAGAAAAGATGAAGATCTTGTTACAGTTGGAAGAGCGAAAGACCAAGATGGAGGAGAGTGGCATGCCTGCTACTTCAAAACTGCAAACACCAACGTTGCTATCTGCTACTCCTGATGGTTCACGCCAACAACTTAGGGACAGAGTTAAGAGTGCAGGTGCAATAAAAATGAAAGAAAG GATGAAAGAAAGGAGAAGACAAAAACTGGCAAAAATGGAAACACAATTAGATTATGAATATGGCTCGGCTGATGAGGCACAAGAAACAGAAAAAATTTCTTCAAGAGATGAGACAATCACAAAACTCTCACAACTGGAAAAGTTGTATGAAGAGAAGAAGAAG ATGCTGCTTTCTTCACTTCACTAA
- the LOC136260177 gene encoding uncharacterized protein isoform X1 yields the protein MDYSELFSKLDNHKKGYLCAEQIKELCEQCFSCTLDTFQVEEAVLRVCRRNLCSSEHLRTVIGEVAKLIQTEKNIRWEFKFLDKEGSGRISLSDALFLFKSVLERNFSLASWQMFLSQRPNARSDGVEYERLKQALLTGTIHSSSSALTTSFEDFMENKQELERMALEQKQAVCVGLNKLLEEISEDEDDLDDILEHSKVATSSKVSLLDKAAERLQKIKTNGLSAFSFSPPEDDILHTVSSNKDHTTTRHATTAPANKKQEVKGHEMDNADTTDGAPQLDDCAKETVLKGVINAAILARYKCLAEKLLADLVVCNHADVPRVESLQNDYSQLVSQLSDDLRAINNFSVDAKWSKALDKLFSQCDVHVYCLALIEADSKLLEMFDNKLEPSEKLTKLMQWLGSTCKQEIITAEKSLSQKSDLGAIHKMMLYLCYVKSAVQSEADFSSAIVMSRLLRLSFQEIAFIQQHKESSMLCLLHMLLASARMSPTSFGNALATSLCSTHDVLSREMTEYLQNMVVEVATHRNYMQCHELIRILKSKSFGHLLKKYTNYSIDNALLRYNELRLHLESVNNFQAADVSSDDTLMEGLAIRCLLMLTHTKRNTGTNSLLCESIKMLADLQKLQVNGLLVLLDKICQEDPQMEFSKVVETTNHNSVSLISQVIFPSKDMLREHFCDTSVYTEVAMEIRLLYTLVIQCLLWRSFETANPKIHSSSSAYKQIVLFFIMEKCTCLKSSDFTGFDQIFPNPIKGGLISSYMDLIIYFCSKRTLTLRNPPVILTNSGQKTFTSMEELISDFLAAQKDSSIQLQLSAACQSLHQCMENEISLFRTAENFKGHATFSNEMDAALIVAVCHVQYNEICDVCDLETMLCLLAQGLHLRHFDGSHYKCEAPLFQCFLAHKLLTTSDVINEGRILDGDGEYESLTFSSSAYVSKYKALLSTAKEQGSQCVELLSSVLTHMNMGQAGGTDVTSKIHQVSFHASELYYYKNLTGQSRDLLGDQIYNYCQLATNSYQVSPTDGKWIVLCHVTMALDQKLWNLIAFLVSKGIKEADSVSKRIAKHHHNQINSLLITLCQIPTPNHLIFQYTNVLKFHCFSALHSKYNSILSRLPHLSQTSDISVQIRSEWLAKFWSMQNNNELEGLVVTECSGVSLTFPLDVIFQKEQTANAGQAAESYSYTIEEIAVALNDTFNAELKQITNTDHNGLRSHMIRLYWEHLCLNNLSTLETSLVVLNILKCHLQDTKTNCQDQLRQLAQINKQKLDFAKDATTASENISSLTSFLEKYVRNAKKSSMLINEWATFGDVSLHIPGAAIAEIVKKHQLEEKVFCCLCNTVCTTQITETMSDDESIESLKLDRQQWRLSAEVVGAQTEDFTTTITGVLILDEHHIKKRAAHVKLLHKALVFILNDAWKQQTEQTDLQGFLHTKVAELFVQLIQIQLDEAYETIRKLLKIVSYQGEKEMYSEYRIALVQCWLDNVAAVLLGIDPNQNKLMSKTMRVNLLQGRHLNKKFQSKKDRSIKARKSATKLKRRASLSPYISEDEHGSTSSALSAVEEENPQEEKQYFPELSFQAQLKMMSDIEKEFQSEKMKILLQLEERKTKMEESGMPATSKLQTPTLLSATPDGSRQQLRDRVKSAGAIKMKERMKERRRQKLAKMETQLDYEYGSADEAQETEKISSRDETITKLSQLEKLYEEKKKMLLSSLH from the exons ATGGATTACTCAGAGTTATTCAGCAAGTTAGATAATCACAAGAAAGGATATCTTTGTGCAGAACAAATAAAAGAGCTTTGTGAGCAATGTTTTTCGTGTACTTTGGACACTTTTCAGGTGGAAGAAGCCGTACTGCGGGTGTGTAGGAGGAATCTTTGCAGCTCGGAGCACCTGCGGACCGTCATAGGTGAAGTGGCGAAGTTGATACAAACTGAGAAAAACATAAGGTGGGAATTTAAGTTTCTGGACAAAGAAGGATCAGGTAGAATATCGCTAAGTGACGCCCTGTTTTTGTTCAAGTCTGTGCTGGAGAGAAACTTTTCTTTAGCTAGTTGGCAAATGTTTTTGTCACAACGACCAAACGCCAGAAGTGATGGTGTTGAATACGAAAGGCTGAAGCAAGCGCTGTTAACCGGTACTATCCACAGCTCCAGTAGCGCTCTAACTACTTCCTTTGAAGATTTTATGGAGAACAAACAGGAGCTAGAGAGAATGGCACTGGAGCAGAAGCAAGCCGTATGTGTTGGTCTCAATAAACTACTAGAAGAGATCTCAGAAGATGAGGATGATCTTGATGATATCTTAGAACACAGCAAGGTCGCTACTAGCAGCAAAGTGTCATTACTTGACAAAGCAGCTGAACGGCTGCAAAAGATAAAGACAAATGGATTGAGCGCATTCAGTTTTAGTCCACCAGAAGATGATATTCTGCACACGGTCAGCAGTAATAAGGACCACACTACCACTCGTCATGCTACTACAGCTCCAGCTAATAAGAAACAAGAAGTTAAGGGACATGAAATGGACAATGCAGATACAACTGATGGCGCTCCACAGTTAGACGATTGTGCAAAGGAAACTGTACTCAAAGGTGTCATTAATGCAGCAATATTAGCTAGATACAAATGTCTAGCTGAGAAACTGTTGGCTGACCTGGTTGTGTGCAACCATGCTGATGTGCCGAGAGTGGAATCCTTACAAAATGATTACTCACAATTAGTCTCCCAACTTTCTGATGACTTGAGAGCCATCAACAACTTTTCTGTTGATGCCAAGTGGAGTAAAGCACTAGACAAACTATTCAGTCAATGTGACGTTCATGTCTATTGTCTTGCACTGATAGAGGCAGACAGTAAGCTGTTAGAAATGTTTGATAACAAGCTGGAACCATCTGAAAAGTTGACAAAGCTTATGCAGTGGTTAGGAAGTACTTGCAAACAGGAAATTATTACAGCCGAAAAATCTCTTTCCCAGAAATCTGATCTTGGTGCCATCCACAAAATGATGCTATATTTATGTTACGTTAAAAGTGCAGTCCAGTctgaagctgatttttcttcAGCTATTGTCATGTCAAGACTGTTACGGCTTTCCTTTCAGGAAATTGCATTTATCCAGCAACATAAAGAAAG ttcaatGTTGTGTCTACTTCACATGCTACTTGCATCAGCCCGGATGTCACCAACTTCATTTGGTAATGCTCTGGCCACTTCTCTATGTTCAACACATGATGTGCTGTCAAGAGAAATGACTGAATATCTACAGAACATGGTTGTTGAGGTAGCCACACACAGAAACTATATGCAGTGCCATGAATTGATCAGAATTTTGAAATCCAAAAGTTTTGGTCATTTGCTGAAGAAGTACACCAACTATTCTATTGACAATGCATTGCTGAGGTACAATGAATTGAGATTACACTTGGAGAGTGTAAACAATTTCCAGGCTGCTGATGTGTCCAGTGACGACACCTTAATGGAAGGGCTGGCCATTAGATGCCTCCTAATGCTAACTCATACAAAGAGGAACACAGGAACAAACAGCCTTCTTTGTGAAAGTATTAAAATGTTGGCAGACTTACAGAAATTACAAGTTAATGGCTTACTTGTTCTCCTAGATAAGATCTGTCAAGAA GACCCACAGATGGAATTCAGTAAGGTAGTGGAGACTACAAATCACAATTCTGTCTCACTTATTTCACAAGTCATATTCCCATCAAAGGATATGTTACGGGAACATTTTTGTGACACTTCAGTTTACACTGAAGTCGCCATGGAAATCAGATTACTATACACGTTGGTAATTCAATGTTTACTGTGGAGAAGTTTTGAGACTGCCAACCCAAAGATACATTCCTCATCTTCAGCTTACAAGCAAATAGTACTATTCTTTATTATGGAGAAGTGTACTTGTCTTAAATCAAGTGACTTTACTGGATTTGATCAAATATTTCCCAATCCAATTAAAGGTGGTTTGATTAGCAGTTACATGGATCTAATAATATATTTCTGCTCTAAAAGAACTCTTACTCTAAGAAATCCACCAGTCATATTAACAAACTCCGGCCAGAAAACTTTCACGTCCATGGAGGAACTGATATCTGATTTTCTTGCAGCACAAAAAGATAGCTCGATACAGCTGCAGTTGTCAGCTGCATGTCAATCGCTACATCAGTGTATGGAAAATGAGATCTCTTTATTTCGTACTGCAGAAAACTTTAAAGGCCACGCAACATTTTCAAATGAGATGGATGCAGCACTGATTGTGGCAGTGTGTCATGTTCAGTATAATGAGATTTGTGATGTGTGTGACCTTGAGACTATGTTGTGTTTACTGGCCCAAGGGCTTCACCTACGACATTTTGATGGATCACATTATAA GTGTGAGGCTCCACTGTTCCAGTGTTTCTTGGCACATAAGCTTCTTACTACTTCAGATGTAATCAATGAAGGGAGGATACTTGATGGAGATGGTGAATATGAATCACTAACATTCTCTAGTTCTGCTTACGTGTCAAAATACAAGGCTCTTCTGAGCACAGCTAAAGAGCAAGGTTCTCAATGTGTTGAACTATTGAGTTCCGTTTTAACACATATGAACATGGGTCAGGCAGGTGGTACAGATGTCACTAGTAAAATACACCAAGTTAGCTTTCATGCTAGTGAATTGTACTACTATAAAAACCTGACTGGCCAGAGCAGAGATCTACTTGGAGACCAGATATACAATTATTGTCAGTTGGCAACAAACAGCTACCAAGTTTCTCCGACTGATGGAAAATGGATCGTGTTATGCCACGTTACAATGGCACTAGATCAAAAGTTGTGGAATTTGATAGCATTCTTAGTGTCAAAG GGCATCAAAGAGGCTGACTCTGTATCAAAACGAATAGCAAAACATCATCATAATCAAATTAATAGCCTCTTGATCACTCTGTGCCAAATACCAACTCCTAATCACTTGATATTTCAATACACCAATGTTCTTAAGTTTCACTGCTTCTCTGCACTTCATTCCAAGTATAACTCGATTCTGAGCAGGCTCCCTCACCTGTCACAGACCAGTGACATATCAGTACAGATCAGGAGTGAGTGGCTGGCAAAGTTTTGGAGTATGCAAAATAACAATGAGCTTGAAGGGCTTGTTGTCACAGAATGTTCCGGAGTATCATTAACATTTCCATTAGATGTCATCTTTCAGAAAGAACAGACAGCAAACGCAGGCCAAGCAGCTGAAAGTTATTCATACACAATTGAGGAGATTGCAGTTGCTCTTAATGACACATTCAATGCTGAACTGAAGCAGATCACTAATACCGATCACAATGGACTGAG GTCTCATATGATAAGACTGTATTGGGAACATCTCTGCTTGAATAACTTATCAACCTTAGAAACCAGCCTGGTTGTGTTGAACATCCTGAAATGCCATTTACAGGATAC GAAGACTAACTGCCAAGATCAGCTGAGACAATTGGCACAAATCAACAAGCAGAAATTAGATTTTGCAAAAGATGCGACAACAGCATCTGAGAATATTTCCAGCCTCACATCATTTTTGGAAAAGTATGTTAGGAATGCCAAAAAGAGTAGTATGTTGATCAATGAATGGGCCACATTTGGTGACGTATCACTGCACATTCCGGGAGCAGCAATTGCAGAAATTGTGAAGAAGCACCAATTGGAAGAAAAAGTATTTTGTTGCCTCTGTAACACAGTTTGTACAACACAGATTACTGAG ACAATGTCTGATGATGAATCCATTGAGAGCTTGAAGTTAGACAGACAACAATGGAGGCTGTCAGCAGAAGTTGTGGGGGCACAAACAGAAGACTTCACCACGACCATAACTGGA GTTCTCATACTTGATGAGCATCACATTAAGAAGAGAGCAGCACATGTAAAGCTGCTGCATAAAGCATTAGTGTTTATCCTAAATGATGCATGGAAACAACAAACCGAACAAA CTGACTTACAAGGTTTTTTGCACACTAAAGTAGCTGAGTTGTTTGTCCAACTTATCCAAATTCAGCTAGATGAGGCATATGAGACCATCAGGAAGCTACTGAAGATCGTGAGTTACCAAGGAGAG AAGGAAATGTATAGCGAGTACCGGATAGCACTTGTACAGTGCTGGCTGGACAACGTAGCAGCAGTCCTACTTGGCATTGACCCAAACCAAAACAAACTAATGTCTAAAACAATGAGAGTTAACCTACTACAAGGACGTCACTTAAACAAAAAGTTCCAGAGCAAGAAAGATAGAAGTATTAAAGCTAGAAAAAGTGCAACTAAACTAAAACGTCGAGCTTCACTATCACCTTACATCAGCGAGGATGAACACGGCAGTACCAGTAGTGCCTTGAGTGCTGTAGAAGAGGAAAATCCACAAGAGGAGAAACAATACTTCCCTGAATTGTCATTTCAAGCACAATTAAAGATGATGTCTGACATAGAAAAAGAATTTCAATCAGAAAAGATGAAGATCTTGTTACAGTTGGAAGAGCGAAAGACCAAGATGGAGGAGAGTGGCATGCCTGCTACTTCAAAACTGCAAACACCAACGTTGCTATCTGCTACTCCTGATGGTTCACGCCAACAACTTAGGGACAGAGTTAAGAGTGCAGGTGCAATAAAAATGAAAGAAAG GATGAAAGAAAGGAGAAGACAAAAACTGGCAAAAATGGAAACACAATTAGATTATGAATATGGCTCGGCTGATGAGGCACAAGAAACAGAAAAAATTTCTTCAAGAGATGAGACAATCACAAAACTCTCACAACTGGAAAAGTTGTATGAAGAGAAGAAGAAG ATGCTGCTTTCTTCACTTCACTAA